Proteins encoded together in one Rhizobacter sp. J219 window:
- a CDS encoding VPLPA-CTERM sorting domain-containing protein encodes MHKQLAALGLLLGLAGGAQAAIVTVSTQYLVDFSTTAVADATGLPAGSSVTLSAIFDDANLIGNEVTLVPGSPTDSFTLNFGTYTFTAASDNWGGPVLQTQATPSGLSFSGLLFETLFNIGAGAATGEYLLSFSGTSFQLTPSGNTLDFVATGAVSAVPLPGALPLLLAGLGGLGVVARRKTQ; translated from the coding sequence ATGCACAAGCAACTCGCAGCGCTCGGGCTGCTGCTCGGTCTGGCGGGTGGCGCGCAGGCGGCCATCGTGACCGTCAGCACGCAGTACCTCGTCGACTTCTCGACCACGGCCGTGGCCGACGCCACCGGCCTGCCCGCCGGTTCGAGCGTGACGCTCAGCGCCATCTTCGACGACGCCAACCTCATCGGCAACGAAGTCACCCTCGTGCCCGGCTCACCGACCGACAGCTTCACGCTGAACTTCGGCACCTACACCTTCACCGCGGCCAGCGACAACTGGGGCGGCCCGGTGCTGCAGACGCAGGCCACGCCCTCGGGCCTGAGCTTCTCGGGCCTGCTCTTCGAGACGCTCTTCAACATCGGCGCCGGTGCGGCCACCGGCGAGTACCTGCTGAGCTTCAGTGGCACGAGCTTCCAGCTCACGCCATCGGGCAACACCCTCGACTTCGTGGCCACCGGCGCGGTGTCGGCCGTGCCGCTTCCGGGTGCGCTGCCGCTGCTGCTCGCCGGCCTGGGCGGCCTGGGCGTGGTCGCCCGACGCAAGACGCAATAA
- a CDS encoding PhoX family phosphatase, translating to MQDLNRRNFLSFVGGTGVAVSTVSLGGLMSAEAVHAAPVPVSFTPVRVPFPLPIFTTNTNFLPTGVNGAGTLLAPTETGGPAAELPSYTVIDDVVVPPEYERYVISAWGDRPFADANQYVGFNADYTGYVPLSGTNEGLLWTNHEYVSYPFSEICPESAITTPAGNNVFERVIGFPIPTTKTREYMGECLYNVGGSLLRIRRVARGGRFGVVNGHADNRRLHGLSGLAINAMRTDAYYTGARGTVAYSEVTAWGPRAHQAGDSHYLEGTGPAATEVFPLSSDTLGNRIIGTLGNCSGGTTPWGTILSCEENFQADASAFYLGVTEGVRANGTQTGYIASGTQTDTGNRTAGAEFGLVGEKYGWVVEIDVKNPAVRAKKHSWLGRFRHENVALKVQAGQRLAAYMGDDRRGGHVWKFVSSGVVGNVTSPANSALFESGTLYVARFNADGTGTWIPLLLSTPTNPNVPSAISSVQFASEGVRDRNGLVNLPRRVGVAGQTVEGGFFACTTLNEATALPDYIGRTLADFYTSQGAVLCDAFAAANLVGGTPAARPEDVEVHPKTGEIFIAFTDGAAGSDGYADSRIFTVSKYSTAINTEQQSGGLYKIVEAGNDPAATSFTWSRFLQGGEAGAAHGAGFANLDNLAFDAKANVWGVMDMSTNLHNGIGLGTSATPTTINHALSGSGNAANLVGVYGNNWMFCIPTEGPDAGKQLPFAIGPMRAELTGPTFIGDHLILAVQHPGENAPIDAQNTGPRTRTIEMLTLDGTGVFNQTRTVPLGCQWPSNTAAGNTSGIPKSAVIGIRRRNGGSFI from the coding sequence ATGCAAGACCTGAATCGCCGCAACTTCCTGAGCTTCGTCGGTGGCACCGGCGTGGCCGTGAGCACCGTCAGCCTCGGCGGCCTGATGTCGGCCGAGGCCGTGCACGCCGCGCCCGTGCCGGTGAGCTTCACCCCGGTGCGTGTGCCGTTCCCGCTGCCGATCTTCACCACCAACACCAACTTCCTGCCCACGGGCGTGAACGGCGCCGGCACGCTCCTCGCCCCCACCGAGACCGGCGGCCCGGCCGCCGAACTACCGAGCTACACCGTGATCGACGACGTGGTGGTGCCGCCCGAGTACGAGCGCTACGTCATCAGCGCCTGGGGCGACCGCCCCTTCGCCGATGCGAACCAGTACGTCGGCTTCAATGCCGACTACACCGGCTACGTGCCGCTGTCGGGCACCAACGAAGGCCTCTTGTGGACGAACCACGAGTACGTCTCGTACCCCTTCAGCGAGATCTGCCCCGAATCGGCCATCACCACGCCGGCCGGCAACAACGTCTTCGAGCGTGTGATCGGCTTCCCGATCCCGACCACCAAGACACGCGAGTACATGGGCGAGTGCCTCTACAACGTGGGCGGCTCGCTGCTGCGCATCCGCCGCGTCGCGCGTGGCGGCCGCTTCGGCGTGGTCAACGGGCATGCCGACAACCGCCGCCTGCACGGTCTGTCGGGCCTGGCCATCAACGCGATGCGCACCGATGCCTACTACACCGGCGCCCGCGGCACCGTGGCCTACTCCGAAGTGACCGCCTGGGGCCCGCGCGCCCACCAGGCCGGCGACAGCCACTACCTCGAAGGCACCGGCCCGGCCGCGACCGAGGTGTTCCCGCTCAGCAGCGACACGCTCGGCAACCGCATCATCGGCACGCTGGGCAACTGCTCCGGCGGCACCACGCCCTGGGGCACCATCCTCTCCTGCGAAGAGAACTTCCAGGCCGACGCCAGCGCGTTCTACCTCGGTGTCACCGAAGGCGTGCGCGCCAACGGCACGCAGACCGGCTACATCGCCAGCGGCACCCAGACTGACACCGGCAACCGCACCGCGGGTGCCGAGTTCGGCCTGGTCGGCGAGAAGTACGGCTGGGTGGTCGAGATCGACGTGAAGAACCCGGCCGTGCGCGCCAAAAAGCACAGCTGGCTCGGCCGCTTCCGCCATGAAAACGTAGCCCTCAAGGTGCAGGCCGGCCAGCGCCTCGCCGCCTACATGGGCGACGACCGCCGCGGGGGCCATGTGTGGAAGTTCGTGAGCAGCGGCGTGGTGGGCAACGTCACCTCGCCGGCCAACAGTGCGCTCTTCGAGAGCGGCACGCTCTACGTCGCGCGTTTCAATGCCGACGGCACCGGCACGTGGATTCCGCTCCTGCTTTCCACGCCGACCAACCCCAATGTGCCGAGCGCCATCTCATCGGTGCAGTTCGCCAGCGAAGGCGTGCGCGACCGCAACGGCCTGGTGAACCTGCCGCGCCGCGTGGGCGTCGCCGGCCAGACGGTCGAAGGCGGCTTCTTCGCCTGCACCACGCTCAACGAAGCCACCGCGCTGCCCGACTACATCGGCCGCACCCTCGCCGACTTCTACACCAGCCAGGGCGCCGTCCTGTGCGACGCCTTCGCCGCCGCCAACCTGGTGGGCGGCACGCCGGCCGCGCGACCGGAAGACGTGGAGGTGCACCCGAAGACCGGCGAGATCTTCATCGCCTTCACCGACGGCGCCGCCGGCAGCGACGGTTATGCCGATTCGCGCATCTTCACCGTCAGCAAGTACAGCACCGCCATCAACACCGAGCAGCAGAGCGGCGGCCTCTACAAGATCGTCGAAGCCGGCAACGACCCGGCCGCGACGAGCTTCACCTGGTCGCGCTTCCTGCAGGGCGGCGAGGCCGGTGCGGCCCACGGCGCGGGCTTTGCCAACCTCGACAACCTGGCCTTCGACGCGAAGGCCAACGTGTGGGGCGTGATGGACATGTCGACCAACCTGCACAACGGCATTGGCCTGGGCACCAGCGCCACGCCGACCACCATCAACCACGCGCTGAGCGGCTCGGGCAACGCGGCCAACCTGGTGGGCGTGTACGGCAACAACTGGATGTTCTGCATCCCCACCGAAGGGCCCGATGCCGGCAAGCAGCTGCCGTTTGCCATCGGCCCCATGCGCGCCGAGCTGACCGGCCCCACCTTCATCGGCGACCACCTCATCCTCGCCGTGCAGCACCCGGGTGAGAACGCGCCGATCGACGCGCAGAACACCGGCCCGCGCACCCGCACGATCGAGATGCTCACGCTCGACGGCACGGGCGTCTTCAACCAGACGCGCACGGTGCCCCTGGGCTGCCAGTGGCCGAGCAACACCGCCGCCGGCAACACCTCGGGCATTCCGAAGTCGGCGGTGATCGGCATCCGCCGCAGGAACGGCGGCAGCTTCATCTGA
- a CDS encoding AAA family ATPase → MKLFNDDDARMGGGGEPTPPAGAARVHVVRPSQAENEDHARVQPLQIEYSSTRVVAEALARLRRTHGIVSHDRSPLSESFRMLRNQVLQRMRADGHTLLAVTSPRPIEGKSMTAVNLALTMAADYDSAVLLVDADLSGRGLQSLFGLAGAPGLSDHLADGRPLHELLVNPGVPRLVLLPAGREPVLNSSELLATRAAQQSIQEMKQRYRDRYVIVDLPPLLDTADALAFLPQADTTLLVVEEHSTAVQDVEAAGELLAPFPLIGTVMSQAREPEPGTRQPWYRRWGRSRA, encoded by the coding sequence ATGAAGCTCTTCAACGACGACGACGCTCGCATGGGAGGGGGAGGCGAGCCCACGCCGCCCGCGGGGGCCGCGCGGGTGCACGTGGTGCGCCCGTCGCAGGCCGAAAACGAAGATCACGCCAGGGTGCAGCCGCTGCAGATCGAGTACTCGAGCACGCGGGTCGTGGCGGAGGCGCTGGCGCGGCTGCGGCGCACGCACGGCATCGTGTCGCATGACCGCTCGCCGCTGAGCGAGTCGTTCCGCATGCTGCGCAACCAGGTGCTGCAGCGCATGCGCGCCGACGGCCACACGCTGCTGGCGGTGACGAGCCCGCGCCCGATCGAAGGCAAGTCGATGACGGCGGTGAATCTCGCGCTCACGATGGCGGCCGACTACGACTCGGCGGTGCTGCTGGTCGATGCCGACCTGTCGGGCCGTGGCCTGCAATCGCTCTTCGGCCTGGCGGGCGCGCCGGGGCTGAGCGACCACCTGGCCGATGGCCGGCCGCTGCACGAGCTGCTGGTCAACCCCGGCGTGCCGCGCCTGGTGCTGCTGCCCGCGGGCCGCGAGCCGGTGCTCAATTCGTCGGAGCTGCTGGCCACGCGGGCGGCGCAGCAGTCCATCCAGGAGATGAAGCAGCGCTACCGCGACCGCTATGTCATCGTCGACCTGCCGCCGCTGCTCGACACCGCCGATGCACTCGCCTTCCTGCCGCAGGCCGACACGACCCTGCTGGTGGTCGAAGAGCACAGCACCGCGGTGCAGGACGTGGAGGCCGCCGGCGAGCTGCTGGCGCCGTTCCCGCTGATCGGCACGGTGATGAGCCAGGCGCGCGAGCCCGAGCCCGGCACGCGGCAGCCGTGGTACCGCCGCTGGGGCCGCAGCCGCGCATGA
- a CDS encoding biopolymer transporter ExbD, producing the protein MKVQGANKAYDDINVTPMLDLAYVLLVIFIIMTTASVQGIKVNLPKASAAPSLAKPQTKAITIRDDGQIFLDTHPVTMQELEDRLRQLKAVNPSFPVVIKGDAKVHYEKVVDVLDLMGRLDITQLGLVTQRLVK; encoded by the coding sequence ATGAAAGTCCAGGGTGCCAACAAAGCGTACGACGACATCAACGTCACGCCCATGCTCGACCTGGCCTACGTGCTGCTGGTCATCTTCATCATCATGACGACGGCCTCGGTGCAGGGCATCAAGGTCAACCTGCCCAAGGCGAGCGCGGCCCCCAGCCTTGCCAAGCCGCAAACCAAGGCGATCACGATCCGCGACGACGGCCAGATCTTCCTCGACACCCACCCCGTGACGATGCAGGAGCTGGAAGACCGCCTGCGCCAGCTCAAGGCGGTCAACCCGAGCTTCCCGGTCGTCATCAAGGGCGATGCCAAGGTGCATTACGAGAAGGTGGTCGACGTGCTCGACCTGATGGGCCGCCTCGACATCACGCAGCTGGGTCTCGTGACGCAGCGCCTGGTGAAGTAG
- a CDS encoding FxDxF family PEP-CTERM protein translates to MTQSALKAVALAAFLCAAGSAHADYTGSLGSITAPAAVAFANDTGTHLSLSSLSLPSPYNFIDRWTFALSGSASVTSLVAAFMFDDGAGGLPTFGISSLQVNLLNAAGVVVTGWRTVNTSTPFTQSIVITPTVGLVAGDYTLQVRGHLEGTPAAYAGSLIAAGAPAAVPVPATLPLLAVGLSLLGLTAHRRRKRD, encoded by the coding sequence ATGACGCAATCAGCACTCAAGGCCGTGGCGCTTGCCGCGTTCCTGTGCGCGGCCGGCTCCGCGCACGCCGACTACACCGGCAGCCTCGGTTCCATCACCGCCCCGGCAGCGGTGGCCTTCGCCAACGACACCGGCACCCACCTGTCGCTCAGCAGCCTGTCGCTGCCCAGCCCCTACAACTTCATCGACCGCTGGACCTTCGCGTTGTCGGGCAGCGCCAGCGTGACGAGCCTGGTGGCGGCGTTCATGTTCGACGACGGGGCCGGTGGCTTGCCCACCTTCGGCATCAGCAGCCTGCAGGTCAACCTGCTCAACGCTGCCGGCGTGGTGGTGACGGGCTGGCGCACGGTCAACACCAGCACGCCCTTCACCCAGAGCATCGTGATCACGCCGACCGTCGGCCTGGTGGCCGGCGACTACACGCTGCAGGTGCGCGGCCACCTCGAAGGCACGCCGGCGGCCTACGCCGGCAGCCTGATCGCAGCTGGTGCGCCGGCCGCCGTGCCGGTGCCGGCTACGCTGCCGCTGCTGGCGGTTGGCCTGAGCCTGCTTGGCCTGACCGCCCATCGCCGCCGCAAGCGCGACTGA
- a CDS encoding putative porin — MQDFDEPTGSTGWVKRTLLGVGLLGLLAVSTWGLMKFLEQPAAKPRGVQQVALIKPPPPPPPPKPPEKPPEPPKVKEEVKVDTPKDEPKPADKPADDKPASDKPLGVDADASAGSDGFGLAASRGGRDLLTTGSGGAYYSGLLQRHFFEALTRNRKVLRDEFRVVVKVWVGDDGRVQKADIVNGSGNAQVDELIQVTLLDMSPLRDVPPESDATDPTAVEQPLLTVSPNFMQAFFRPATLLVLALCAGPAFAAPEADAEQLRAATVKLINTLVEQGVLTREKADALLAEANKPGPVRVPYMPEYMRKELKDEVELDLAARAAREGWAKPGSVPAWVRALEWSGDLRTRYQFDDYDSANAPAGFFTHVNETNRLRVNTPPATTTDDRRRLRVRGRAGLTAKVDEHWSAGLRLTTGSTSDPISSNQTMGNYGNRFTVAFDRAYIGGKRGNVDAVLGRFGNPWFSTDLVWANDLGFDGVALRWTPEFSPTWRGFATLGAMPIQEIELSREDKWLYGLQLGIAKAGTVDAMGARIGLAYYHYDNIVGELSTPGTNDREYTAVQFAQKGNSYYNISTDPARPVLLGLASEYRLVNLTAQADFPVAGGKRLVFTGDYVRNIGFDRARVSERAGRDVAPETTGYQVRAAFGTPEMKKTHDWQTFIAYKRLERDAVVDAYTDGDFRLGGTDAKGYILGASYGVGKNAAASLRYFSGDAISGAPLSIDVIQLELNVHF, encoded by the coding sequence ATGCAAGATTTCGACGAACCGACCGGGAGCACCGGCTGGGTCAAGCGAACCCTGCTGGGCGTGGGCCTGCTTGGCCTCCTGGCCGTCTCGACCTGGGGGCTGATGAAGTTCCTGGAGCAGCCGGCGGCCAAGCCGCGCGGGGTGCAGCAGGTTGCCCTCATCAAGCCGCCGCCTCCGCCGCCCCCGCCCAAGCCGCCGGAAAAACCGCCCGAGCCGCCCAAGGTGAAGGAAGAGGTGAAGGTCGACACGCCGAAAGACGAGCCCAAGCCCGCCGACAAGCCGGCCGACGACAAGCCCGCCTCCGACAAGCCGCTCGGCGTGGACGCCGATGCCAGCGCCGGCAGCGACGGCTTCGGCCTGGCGGCAAGCCGCGGCGGCCGCGACCTGCTCACCACCGGCAGCGGCGGCGCGTACTACTCGGGCCTGCTGCAGCGCCACTTCTTCGAAGCCCTCACGCGCAACCGCAAGGTGCTGCGCGACGAGTTCCGCGTGGTCGTGAAGGTGTGGGTGGGTGACGACGGCCGGGTGCAGAAGGCCGACATCGTCAACGGCTCGGGCAACGCCCAGGTCGACGAGCTGATCCAGGTGACCCTGCTCGACATGAGCCCGCTGCGCGACGTGCCCCCGGAATCCGATGCGACCGATCCAACTGCGGTTGAGCAACCGCTCCTGACTGTGTCTCCAAACTTCATGCAAGCCTTCTTCCGTCCTGCCACCCTGCTGGTGCTCGCGCTGTGCGCGGGCCCTGCGTTCGCCGCCCCCGAAGCCGATGCCGAGCAGCTGCGCGCGGCCACCGTCAAGCTCATCAACACGCTGGTGGAGCAGGGCGTGCTCACGCGCGAGAAGGCCGATGCGCTGCTCGCCGAGGCGAACAAGCCGGGCCCGGTGCGCGTGCCCTACATGCCCGAGTACATGCGCAAGGAACTGAAGGACGAGGTGGAACTCGACCTCGCCGCGCGCGCGGCGCGTGAGGGCTGGGCCAAGCCCGGCTCGGTGCCGGCGTGGGTGCGTGCGCTGGAGTGGAGCGGCGACCTGCGCACGCGCTACCAGTTCGACGACTACGACTCGGCCAACGCGCCGGCGGGCTTCTTCACCCACGTCAACGAGACCAACCGCCTGCGGGTGAACACACCGCCGGCCACCACCACCGACGACCGCCGCCGCCTGCGCGTGCGTGGCCGGGCCGGCCTCACGGCCAAGGTCGACGAGCACTGGTCGGCCGGCCTGCGCCTGACCACCGGCAGCACCAGCGACCCGATCTCGTCGAACCAGACGATGGGCAACTACGGCAACCGCTTCACGGTGGCCTTCGACCGTGCCTACATCGGCGGCAAGCGTGGCAACGTCGATGCGGTGCTCGGCCGCTTCGGCAACCCGTGGTTCAGCACCGACCTCGTGTGGGCCAACGACCTCGGCTTCGACGGCGTGGCGCTGCGCTGGACGCCGGAGTTCAGCCCCACCTGGCGCGGTTTCGCGACGCTCGGCGCGATGCCGATTCAGGAGATCGAGCTGTCGCGCGAGGACAAGTGGCTGTATGGCCTCCAGCTCGGCATCGCCAAGGCCGGTACCGTCGATGCGATGGGCGCGCGCATCGGCCTCGCCTACTACCACTACGACAACATCGTCGGCGAGCTGAGCACGCCGGGTACCAACGACCGCGAGTACACCGCGGTGCAGTTCGCGCAGAAGGGCAACAGCTACTACAACATCTCCACCGACCCGGCGCGCCCGGTGCTGCTGGGCCTGGCGTCGGAGTACCGCCTTGTCAACCTCACCGCGCAGGCCGACTTCCCGGTGGCCGGTGGGAAGCGCCTCGTCTTCACCGGCGACTACGTGCGCAACATCGGCTTCGACCGTGCGCGGGTCAGCGAGCGTGCGGGGCGCGACGTGGCGCCCGAGACCACCGGCTACCAGGTGCGCGCCGCCTTCGGCACGCCCGAGATGAAAAAGACGCACGACTGGCAGACCTTCATCGCCTACAAGCGACTGGAGCGCGATGCGGTGGTCGATGCCTACACCGACGGCGACTTCCGCCTCGGCGGCACCGATGCCAAGGGCTACATCCTGGGCGCGAGCTACGGCGTCGGCAAGAACGCCGCGGCATCGCTGCGCTACTTCAGCGGCGATGCGATCTCGGGCGCGCCCTTGTCGATCGACGTGATCCAGCTCGAACTCAACGTTCACTTCTGA
- a CDS encoding polysaccharide biosynthesis/export family protein, whose translation MSIQVHSRVMQLGAALALLMLSACAGLKLPGEPLVVTAEGEVTPVSARPASAAAPAAEPGDPAYVIGPEDALEISVWRDETLKAATLVRPDGGISFPLAGDFIVAGKTAAQVRDELVKRLSKYIPEPVVTVSVARVSSYRIYVLGRVNKPGDFQVGRNIDVLQALSIAGGMTPFASEDGIQIIRKVDGKPVSIPFDYSRIRKGGDLSQNITLKSGDVLLVP comes from the coding sequence ATGTCGATCCAAGTCCACTCGCGCGTGATGCAGCTCGGCGCCGCGCTGGCCCTGCTGATGCTCTCGGCTTGCGCCGGCCTGAAACTCCCCGGCGAGCCGCTGGTGGTGACCGCCGAAGGCGAGGTCACGCCGGTGTCGGCACGGCCGGCCAGCGCCGCGGCGCCCGCCGCCGAGCCGGGCGACCCGGCCTACGTGATCGGCCCGGAAGACGCGCTCGAGATCTCGGTCTGGCGCGATGAGACGCTCAAGGCCGCGACCCTCGTGCGCCCCGACGGCGGCATCTCGTTTCCGCTCGCGGGCGACTTCATCGTGGCCGGCAAGACCGCCGCGCAGGTGCGCGACGAGCTGGTCAAGCGGCTGTCCAAGTACATCCCCGAGCCGGTCGTCACCGTCTCGGTGGCACGTGTGTCGAGCTACCGCATCTACGTGCTGGGCCGCGTCAACAAGCCCGGCGACTTCCAGGTCGGCCGCAACATCGACGTGCTGCAGGCGCTCAGCATCGCCGGCGGCATGACGCCGTTTGCCTCGGAAGACGGCATCCAGATCATCCGCAAGGTGGACGGCAAGCCGGTGTCCATCCCGTTCGACTATTCGCGCATCCGCAAGGGCGGCGACCTCTCGCAGAACATCACGCTGAAAAGCGGAGACGTGCTGCTGGTGCCGTGA
- a CDS encoding GNVR domain-containing protein translates to MSALAQDLHTYADPAAVPSRTLRDHLNMLRRRRTLALAVSGVLLVIAVAVAVLLPPVYRSTATILIKEQEIPQEFVRSTVTSFADERIQVISQQVMTRATLLELVDRHGLYGNARQRETSEEILDRMRRDIKLTPISAEVTDRRTGSPVKSTIAFTLSYDSESASAAQKIANELTTLYLNENVKNRQQKAAETTSFLDEELARVTRHIAELEQKLASFKERNQGKLPELNLSNQMGSERAAAEIQRLEREIVFLNERTATLQTQLADTKPHLPVMGAAGAVLDPEDRLKALQMQLSAAIGTFSNDHPDVKRLRREIAVLQAETGEPGDIDRVARRQELEAQLSVLRQKYSDDHPDVARVRRQLAAADEAPAPASVRTPRKPDNPVYLNLKSQIDTNTAQLISLRKERDELRGKLALFDMRVSASPEVEREYLEIARDMDSSRMRFRELRDKQMQAQVAEQLERERKAERFTLIEPPIYPEKPVRPNRLLIVVMGVLLALVAGVGAALLRESVDRAVHGPRDVMRVLQVPVLAVLPALAHPAALRRRARLRVVWVVGGLAVLLGGATLFHFFYMPIDVAWYALLRRVAN, encoded by the coding sequence ATGTCTGCACTCGCCCAAGACCTCCATACCTACGCCGACCCCGCAGCGGTGCCCTCGCGCACGCTGCGCGACCACCTCAACATGCTGCGCCGCCGACGCACGCTGGCGCTGGCGGTGTCGGGCGTGCTGCTGGTGATCGCGGTGGCGGTGGCGGTGCTGCTGCCGCCGGTCTACCGCTCCACCGCGACCATCCTCATCAAGGAGCAGGAGATCCCGCAGGAGTTCGTGCGCTCCACCGTGACGAGCTTCGCCGACGAGCGCATCCAGGTCATCAGCCAGCAGGTGATGACACGCGCCACGCTGCTGGAGCTGGTCGACCGCCACGGCCTCTACGGCAACGCCCGCCAGCGCGAGACGAGCGAGGAGATCCTCGACCGCATGCGCCGCGACATCAAGCTCACGCCGATCAGCGCCGAGGTGACCGACCGGCGCACCGGCTCGCCGGTGAAGTCGACCATCGCCTTCACGCTGTCTTACGACAGCGAGAGCGCCTCGGCCGCGCAGAAGATCGCCAACGAGCTGACCACGCTTTACCTGAACGAGAACGTCAAGAACCGCCAGCAGAAGGCGGCCGAGACGACCTCGTTCCTCGACGAGGAGCTGGCCCGCGTGACGCGCCACATCGCCGAGCTGGAGCAGAAGCTCGCGTCCTTCAAGGAGCGCAACCAGGGCAAGCTGCCCGAGCTGAACCTGTCCAACCAGATGGGCAGCGAGCGTGCGGCGGCCGAGATCCAGCGCCTGGAGCGCGAGATCGTCTTCCTCAACGAACGCACCGCCACGCTGCAGACGCAGCTCGCCGACACCAAGCCGCACCTGCCGGTGATGGGCGCGGCCGGCGCGGTGCTCGACCCCGAGGACCGGCTGAAGGCGCTGCAGATGCAGTTGAGCGCCGCCATCGGCACCTTCAGCAACGACCACCCCGATGTGAAGCGCCTGCGCCGTGAGATCGCGGTGCTGCAGGCCGAGACGGGCGAGCCGGGTGACATCGACCGCGTGGCGCGCCGGCAGGAGCTGGAGGCGCAGCTCTCGGTGCTGCGGCAGAAATACTCCGACGACCACCCGGACGTGGCCCGCGTGAGGCGCCAGCTCGCCGCGGCCGACGAGGCGCCGGCACCGGCCAGCGTGCGCACGCCGCGCAAGCCCGACAACCCGGTCTACCTCAACCTCAAGTCGCAGATCGACACCAACACCGCGCAACTCATCTCGCTGCGCAAGGAACGCGACGAACTGCGCGGCAAGCTCGCGCTCTTCGACATGCGGGTGAGCGCCTCGCCCGAGGTCGAGCGTGAGTACCTGGAGATCGCCCGCGACATGGACAGCTCGCGCATGCGCTTTCGCGAGCTGCGCGACAAGCAGATGCAGGCGCAGGTGGCTGAGCAGCTGGAGCGCGAGCGCAAGGCCGAGCGTTTCACACTCATCGAGCCGCCGATCTACCCGGAAAAGCCGGTGCGGCCCAACCGCCTCTTGATCGTGGTGATGGGCGTGCTGCTGGCGCTGGTGGCCGGGGTGGGCGCGGCGTTGCTGCGCGAGTCGGTCGACCGCGCGGTGCACGGGCCGCGCGACGTGATGCGCGTGCTGCAGGTGCCGGTGCTGGCGGTGCTGCCGGCGCTTGCGCACCCCGCGGCGCTGCGCCGCCGTGCGCGGCTGCGCGTCGTCTGGGTGGTGGGCGGCCTCGCGGTGCTGCTCGGGGGCGCCACGCTTTTTCATTTTTTCTACATGCCGATCGACGTGGCCTGGTACGCGCTCCTGCGGCGCGTGGCCAACTGA
- a CDS encoding TIGR03790 family protein — translation MFAFTGSQFVRRMRANRFLDGAVADHLTSLGGMLTDSPQTSALDWLSAGATGSYGTVVEPCNFREKFPDIPVLMGRYLGGETLVEAYWKSVLMPGQGVFIGDPLARPFGGVRVVRRGGQLLATTHTLRPGRYLLQSATTSIGPFRSLARITVPGYGGYALRLPADGTPYYRLLPLR, via the coding sequence ATGTTCGCCTTCACCGGCTCGCAGTTCGTGCGCCGGATGCGCGCCAACCGCTTTCTCGACGGCGCGGTGGCCGACCACCTCACCTCGCTCGGCGGCATGCTGACCGACAGCCCGCAGACCTCGGCGCTCGACTGGTTGTCGGCCGGAGCCACCGGCAGCTACGGCACAGTGGTGGAGCCGTGCAACTTCCGCGAGAAGTTTCCCGACATCCCGGTGCTGATGGGCCGCTACCTGGGCGGCGAGACGCTGGTCGAGGCCTACTGGAAAAGCGTGCTGATGCCGGGGCAGGGCGTCTTCATCGGCGACCCGCTCGCGCGGCCCTTCGGCGGCGTGCGGGTGGTGCGGCGCGGCGGCCAGCTGCTGGCGACCACGCACACGCTGCGGCCGGGCCGCTACCTGTTGCAGTCGGCCACGACGAGCATCGGGCCGTTCCGCTCGCTCGCGCGGATCACGGTGCCGGGCTATGGCGGCTACGCCCTGAGGCTGCCGGCCGACGGCACGCCGTACTACCGCCTGCTGCCGCTGCGCTGA